A stretch of the Theileria equi strain WA chromosome 1, complete sequence genome encodes the following:
- a CDS encoding signal peptide-containing protein (encoded by transcript BEWA_030190A), with protein sequence MVFCAFISLLSFFIIPLVQHACAGKHKERIPIHMSISDRLPNGIMSSPSLLVEGGQFYYVKRPIMNKFRMGAIMEGGAVILPGCNRDLDRFIFLAYINNKIYIRIVAKFLDRLDQVQRKVYELVREQSNPRFTQLVRDLVNLDLLAQEFDPKINVYADAATMTRRFCIKSEFNIEAVIGVVTYGGQTILRANSGLLNRNVILEFGKPRHKIIILSTYNDGNCVKSGFRDTGDERGFVLDEMITRPLFLHPRDEDVTIT encoded by the coding sequence ATGGTTTTTTGTGCATTCATATCTCTTCTttcattcttcatcattccGCTTGTGCAACATGCATGCGCAGGAAAACATAAGGAAAGGATCCCAATTCACATGTCTATTTCTGATAGGCTACCGAATGGTATTATGTCTTCTCCATCGTTGCTTGTTGAGGGTGGGCAGTTTTACTACGTGAAACGACCTATTATGAATAAATTTCGAATGGGAGCCATCATGGAAGGAGGCGCAGTTATTCTCCCCGGATGTAATAGAGATCTGGACAGATTCATCTTTTTGGCGTATATAAATAACAAGATTTACATTAGAATAGTCGCCAAGTTTTTGGACCGCTTGGATCAAGTACAAAGAAAGGTCTACGAATTAGTGAGGGAGCAGAGTAATCCTAGATTCACGCAGTTGGTTAGGGATTTGGTAAATTTGGATCTGTTAGCACAAGAGTTTGATCCAAAGATCAATGTCTACGCGGATGCTGCTACAATGACCCGTAGATTTTGCATAAAAAGCGAATTTAACATAGAAGCAGTTATTGGTGTAGTTACGTACGGAGGTCAGACTATTTTGCGAGCGAACAGTGGTCTCCTGAACAGGAATGTGATTCTTGAATTTGGTAAGCCAAGACATAAGATCATCATCTTGTCAACGTATAATGATGGAAACTGTGTTAAATCTGGTTTCAGAGatactggagatgaaagAGGGTTTGTACTCGATGAAATGATTACCAGGCCCTTGTTTCTGCACCCTCGTGATGAGGATGTTACTATAACTTGA
- a CDS encoding hypothetical protein (encoded by transcript BEWA_030200A): protein MLKMDVKAVEIDISRGSSTDSLEGDGKYYASGSAKITLTRSYPLGLLGYESATHTPQGEKIGTIKHKGKPQTGFNDSLKSGSCSYITVYFSKLDRDYEKPLLITFDGKEYYYYASDDYWTKDDNSGQISLLKALDKQNCVRRNAHVVNICNSDPPSYRCPSCADMNIGVQSVDEKNDYKRVTHSISGTDKIDSIRNGSSTIIPSLGLESVTVYWYPLIDGSPLLICLGGGWIKRTSKTSNGWEQVKKNPLSNENDSPNILPLLQKIEEETDELSIGTKAGISIASICTGGAAIGVGVWRGPSLLSALKAAL from the coding sequence ATGTTGAAGATGGATGTGAAGGCAGTAGAAATAGACATCTCAAGAGGGTCTTCTACGGATAGCCTTGAGGGTGATGGGAAGTATTACGCTAGTGGTAGTGCAAAGATTACATTAACTAGATCTTATCCTCTTGGTCTTCTTGGTTATGAATCTGCAACCCATACTCCACAGGGAGAAAAGATTGGAACTATTAAACATAAAGGAAAACCTCAGACAGGATTTAATGACAGCCTTAAAAGTGGTTCCTGTAGCTATATTACTGTATATTTCTCTAAGTTGGACCGGGATTATGAAAAGCCTCTTCTCATAACATTTGATGGAAAGGAATATTACTATTATGCTAGTGATGATTATTGGACAAAAGACGATAATtctggtcagataagtctCCTAAAAGCCCTTGATAAACAAAACTGTGTAAGAAGAAACGCTCATGTAGtaaatatttgtaataGTGATCCACCCAGTTATCGGTGTCCCTCATGTGCTGATATGAATATAGGTGTCCAATCTGTAGATGAGAAGAACGATTATAAAAGAGTCACTCATAGTATCTCTGGAACTGACAAGATTGATAGTATTAGAAACGGTAGCAGTACAATAATTCCATCCCTGGGTCTTGAAAGTGTCACCGTTTACTGGTACCCTCTGATAGATGGTAGCCCATTACTCATCTGTTTAGGTGGAGGTTGGATCAAGAGAACCTCAAAAACTAGTAATGGCTGGGAACAAGTAAAGAAAAATCCTCTATCCAATGAGAACGATTCCCctaacattcttccacttcttcaGAAAATCGAGGAAGAGACTGATGAATTATCCATAGGAACAAAAGCAGGAATATCCATTGCAAGTATATGTACAGGTGGAGCTGCCATTGGTGTTGGAGTTTGGAGGGGTCCCTCTCTACTCTCAGCACTAAAGGCTGCATTATAA
- a CDS encoding hypothetical protein (encoded by transcript BEWA_030210A) → MWKSSKGNYPDDGDKGRASHSSKYSSSRGHENSHYERDNHGRHSNRMSNTNKRDGYSSYRGSSRDRHRYSHNRRHNEPSGGPNRQYNRSRPHDYSDSHSDHSQDDGRHGRKRHYHDNSNPRVHNKSQHIDQGRRSTRHDSPYRGRPKRSPSPRTPRSASPRRRRYSPPAPPFEPPTARAGDGSSRSEAAQAPVMEFSKFAEAKRPDTKDAGPDPRLSEPLYGTRIVTKFDVVAFPKNANIDTSLDSPPFTLDMDWDSIYTICSFLQTPLERINGYLTFSRPKVEQEWWLKGTLSLLLIGIPRNWGAMDSLSHIVNSYTRISNQDDLPEQDFTDVLWSPKSNKADVKKACTRIGITKFILLFGESGLAVNDVPANYPRITDPDTQRRIIQNEQPEGMALVVFETEEMALKFWSTLAGTPIKAYPSSIRVCPDPSGWRIYSEALSLFFQNEHLVANTVAQQPKDENSLDLLSVLTTARVNLSPDHTSPANKNDDKNSAQKLQARLTFVCSYISNQEDANTVAKVLSKHGIKCMYHKPSKIMSLQFPDDKTLQSISFCHKTFTTPSGSRAQCCFIKCDGKAIPIIKRASVEHISNSIDRRKNTVAPKPSKFKPPEIGIINIDEL, encoded by the coding sequence ATGTGGAAATCTTCAAAGGGAAATTACCCGGATGACGGCGATAAAGGCCGAGCATCTCACTCCTCAAAGTACAGCAGCTCCAGGGGACACGAAAACTCGCATTACGAGCGCGACAACCACGGCAGACACAGTAATCGCATGTCAAACACAAACAAAAGGGACGGATACAGCAGCTATCGCGGCTCTAGCAGGGACAGACACAGATATTCTCACAATAGGAGACACAACGAGCCCTCGGGAGGTCCAAATCGACAATATAATCGCTCTAGACCTCATGATTACTCAGATAGCCACTCAGATCACAGTCAAGACGACGGAAGACATGGTAGGAAACGGCACTATCACGATAACAGTAATCCCAGAGTTCATAACAAATCGCAACATATAGATCAGGGCAGAAGATCGACTAGACACGACAGCCCGTACAGAGGTAGACCAAAAAGGAGCCCATCTCCACGAACTCCACGGTCAGCAAGTCCCAGGAGACGGAGATACTCCCCTCCGGCGCCGCCATTTGAACCGCCGACTGCCAGAGCTGGAGATGGATCTAGTCGTTCGGAGGCTGCTCAAGCACCTGTCATGGAGTTTAGTAAATTTGCTGAAGCAAAACGCCCTGATACCAAAGATGCTGGGCCTGATCCAAGACTTTCTGAGCCACTTTATGGAACCAGAATTGTTACAAAATTTGATGTGGTCgcatttccaaaaaatgcCAATATTGACACTTCACTGGATTCTCCACCCTTTACACTAGATATGGATTGGGACTCCATATATACAATTTGCTCTTTCCTCCAGACGCCTCTAGAGAGAATAAACGGATACCTAACATTCTCTAGACCCAAAGTTGAGCAGGAATGGTGGTTAAAGGGGACGCTTTCTTTGCTACTAATAGGAATACCAAGAAATTGGGGAGCAATGGATTCATTGTCGCATATTGTAAATTCATATACAAGGATAAGTAACCAAGACGATCTTCCAGAGCAAGACTTTACAGATGTGCTGTGGTCCCCAAAGTCTAACAAGGCAGACGTTAAAAAAGCATGCACTCGAATTGGTATTACAAAGTTCATTCTATTgtttggagaatctggacTCGCTGTAAACGATGTTCCAGCAAACTATCCGCGAATTACAGACCCAGATACTCAGAGACgcattatacaaaatgAACAACCAGAAGGGATGGCATTAGTCGTATTTGAAACCGAAGAAATGGCCCTCAAATTCTGGTCTACACTGGCTGGAACACCAATAAAGGCATATCCATCATCTATACGGGTATGCCCAGATCCTTCTGGTTGGAGAATTTACTCTGAGGCTCTTTCGCTCTTTTTCCAAAATGAGCACCTAGTTGCAAACACTGTAGCTCAACAACCAAAAGATGAAAATTCCCTGGATTTACTCTCAGTTTTAACCACCGCAAGGGTGAATTTGTCACCAGATCATACATCTCCTGCCAACAAAAACGACGACAAAAATTCTGCGCAAAAACTACAGGCACGGTTGACTTTTGTATGCTCATACATCTCAAACCAAGAAGATGCAAACACTGTTGCAAAAGTTTTAAGCAAACATGGaataaaatgcatgtaCCATAAGCCATCTAAAATAATGTCCTTGCAATTCCCAGATGACAAGACACTCCAGTCGATATCTTTTTGCCACAAGACGTTTACAACACCGTCAGGATCAAGAGCGCAGTGTTGTTTCATAAAGTGTGATGGAAAAGCAATCCCAATAATCAAACGCGCAAGTGTAGAACATATTTCAAACTCTATAGACAGAAGGAAAAACACCGTGGCGCCAAAGCCATCAAAATTTAAACCACCAGAGATTGGAATAATAAACATTGACGAACTATAG
- a CDS encoding ABC transporter, ATP-binding protein domain containing protein (encoded by transcript BEWA_030220A), protein MEKTQVNPENIHHFWESEVELVRKISKAPDGKKFRYFDDKGIFSFAFMAWMSKWARETSKKYLDPYMIHPLPLADQILKWQPIFSKHVSDGIASLEAFEYMGKDGRKKAPKPVKYILCRAIFLTFWKRLLTALLGIVVMNAVGMSVAIFLHKLLGLLSDRDFRFMAFLGLALSIILMELFKEICMDHINYYVQRLEIVMDSSVRTSLFQHGLCYRRSQFGNFQAKGGQCNSIIHGCSGENLCTYNPLLCPARRYKNNDFTPKIYPLVLNDPYYIPLFVEFMAGMIDFLTAFTYGMILMSSQFNMGAMTILLISLSLVGCMIIMEVMNGLLMKYYFGTRDHRITKINEIVPNLLLVERMALDDIGHNAITEARNDELNIVLVRFILSLMNKILFTAIICVDIILVVNDFMGQVKDATDVKSIRPAELLTAVYILMKIIIPLNILPLKLKLFVYTFNSFLRVERFFRTCSPNFYLQDNKFTGDTPLPEALPDKNKTLPKGLVVMFKKASFAWVNSRKDLLDNTGTTCLRNLDFVLNSGNLAIITGAKGAGKTNFVKAVLGDMTLVEGSMAVLPLSTNMPIFYASQDVWLQKGTIRANITFGHRFDEKLYNTVLKAIELEHDISTWEGGDMRIISEYGYSLSGGQRMRIGLARAIYAYLIFSKTNRENGSEHSFLVVIDDSFTGLDPFVSKLIFRNLFNAHDGLLAKGDVSTVLTISKNILDACVSSEVLGVFPDAPIYTLRNETLVHENMLSSFINNEVGHLEPPTPSDERVVPTYMSDEVRQQCHSDDYARGRRREIVESKYAESPTVQILYKRNEVKDARDNIITQFGVYFRAAGWPIFFFVVFTLLFSTLDSTKFIITSKVSDSIVDYANEHSHTSVSLEEVKKYCIKALGWIVVLSASVIVGSIMRTIAMTRAFFNVSRRIHEYCINSLFVNSSTVLKIKKSFSSIQTFLYMDTFFIDNFLSYFIHETFVLSIETAVQMLTLFFMMPWSTPIAILLGFIILRFVVYCYVKSCKNVYFARLETFNQINATIESAISGLPLYRSFKKEWELVHSLVEHVDYNLRCNYLTFSATTWTSISFRTLLSPLALFILLFPLVKSRVSGTEVQVGYYAMAYSVFLSLNGTFATFLKLYCFLELYMGSIRRFENFVPPSTKIKFDKKRNIHRTDFVVDRSASAGDDKIADEDIKDTLRRRRHNEYAKRRASRCTSLKMLLFKHKVNVLDVSKYAVPGHTRIKLDNVSVYITSTKDGTRFPILKNVTCSADTSDIIGIIGRTGAGKSTMLSVLQNIVRSRDGSVLLDGCDLNDMPKSVTRQIIGVLPQLPFVFRGWTVRRFIDPKMLFDDIDIEMALENCGLIKFVENISGSKGLDTIIIPEHYHKDLPDYLKRVYYGPTLKPHETSSVDNVNIDHGAVLSNSQLRTLLVARLVLYREFYKVLLVDEPPEDELGVTKEGVPIYEIIRAHFQHCTTFIAAHDSTILRLCTSVWVFHSGSLIKKCRTKDVYGSDSLSNIIEECIKQAQCSAS, encoded by the coding sequence atggagaagacACAAGTTaatccagaaaatatccatcacttttgggagagtgaAGTGGAGCTGGTAAGGAAGATATCCAAGGCGCCagatggaaagaagttTCGGTACTTTGACGACAAGGGCATCTTCAGTTTCGCCTTTATGGCGTGGATGTCCAAATGGGCCAGAGAAACATCAAAAAAGTACCTGGACCCTTACATGATTCACCCACTTCCACTGGCAGACCAGATTCTCAAGTGGCAACCAATTTTCTCAAAACACGTTAGTGATGGTATCGCAAGTCTGGAAGCATTTGAATACATGGGTAAGGATGGGCGAAAGAAAGCCCCCAAACCCGTAAAGTACATTCTTTGCAGAGCCATCTTCCTCACCTTTTGGAAACGGCTACTCACTGCTCTGCTGGGAATTGTTGTTATGAATGCAGTTGGCATGAGTGTTGCCATCTTTCTTCACAAGTTGCTTGGCCTATTGTCCGACAGAGACTTTAGGTTCATGGCATTTTTAGGACTAGCCCTGTCCATCATTCTCATGGAGTTGTTCAAGGAAATTTGCATGGACCACATCAACTACTACGTGCAAAGACTTGAAATTGTGATGGATTCATCTGTTCGTACATCACTCTTTCAGCATGGACTCTGTTATAGAAGGAGCCAATTTGGGAACTTTCAGGCAAAGGGAGGACAGTGCAACAGTATCATTCATGGATGTTCTGGAGAAAACTTGTGCACATACAATCCACTCTTGTGCCCAGCTAGACGTtacaagaataatgatTTCACCCCCAAGATCTACCCTCTAGTGCTAAACGACCCATACTACATCCCGCTCTTTGTGGAGTTTATGGCAGGAATGATTGATTTTCTGACGGCTTTCACATACGGtatgattttaatgagTAGCCAATTCAACATGGGAGCAATGACTATTCTCTTAATCTCTCTCTCCTTGGTAGGATGTATGATTATTATGGAGGTCATGAATGGTCTCCTCATGAAGTACTACTTTGGAACGAGAGACCATAGAATTACCAAGATTAACGAGATTGTTCCAAACCTACTCTTGGTTGAAAGAATGGCCCTAGATGATATTGGTCATAATGCGATTACAGAGGCTAGAAATGACGAACTCAACATCGTTCTTGTCCGTTTCATTCTCTCCCTCATGAACAAGATCTTGTTTACCGCCATTATTTGTGTGGACATTATTCTTGTTGTAAATGATTTCATGGGACAAGTTAAGGATGCCACTGATGTAAAGAGTATAAGACCTGCTGAACTGTTGACTGCAGTATACATTCTCATGAAGATTATCATCCCATTGAACATACTCCCTCTAAAGCTTAAGCTCTttgtctacacattcaacTCGTTTTTGAGAGTGGAACGTTTCTTTAGAActtgttctccaaatttttatttGCAGGACAACAAGTTTACTGGGGATACTCCCTTGCCAGAGGCACTACCTGATAAGAACAAGACGTTACCAAAGGGTCTGGTGGTAATGTTCAAGAAGGCCTCTTTTGCGTGGGTCAATAGCAGGAAGGATCTCCTAGACAACACGGGTACTACTTGTCTTAGGAACCTCGACTTTGTCCTCAACTCTGGCAACCTTGCCATCATTACTGGTGCTAAAGGCGCCGGAAAGaccaactttgtcaaggcGGTTcttggtgacatgactTTGGtagaaggatcaatggctgTGTTACCTCTCTCTACcaacatgccaatatttTATGCTTCTCAGGATGTATGGCTtcaaaagggtaccatcAGGGCTAACATTACCTTTGGCCACAGATTTGATGAGAAGCTCTACAACACAGTTCTGAAGGCTATTGAACTTGAACATGACATATCGACTTGGGAAGGAGGTGACATGCGTATTATTTCTGAATATGGTTATTCTCTCAGTGGAGGTCAGAGAATGAGAATTGGACTTGCTCGTGCCATTTATGCCTATCTCATCTTTAGCAAGACTAATAGGGAAAATGGATCTGAACATTCCTTCCTCGTGGTAATAGATGACTCATTTACCGGTCTGGATCCCTTTGTTTCTAAGCTCATATTTAGGAATCTCTTTAATGCTCATGACGGATTACTGGCAAAGGGTGATGTATCTACGGTACTTACCATCTCaaagaatattttggatGCCTGCGTATCATCTGAAGTTTTAGGTGTGTTCCCGGATGCCCCAATATACACATTGAGGAATGAGACTCTCGTGCATGAGAACATGCTAAGTTCATTCATAAATAATGAGGTTGGCCATCTTGAACCTCCAACTCCATCTGATGAGAGAGTGGTACCTACTTACATGTCGGATGAAGTTCGCCAACAATGCCACTCTGATGACTATGCCCGTGGCAGGCGTAGAGAGATTGTTGAATCCAAATATGCGGAATCTCCAACAGTTCAGATATTGTATAAAAGAAACGAGGTCAAGGATGCTAGAGACAATATTATCACACAGTTTGGTGTCTACTTCCGTGCAGCGGGTTGGcccatcttcttctttgtcGTATTCActcttttgttttcaaCATTGGATAGTACtaaatttatcatcaccTCCAAGGTCTCTGACTCCATAGTTGATTACGCAAATGAGCATAGTCACACGTCAGTTTCGCTTGAGGAAGTTAAGAAGTACTGCATTAAGGCTTTGGGATGGATTGTTGTTCTTTCTGCGTCAGTTATTGTTGGATCTATTATGCGTACAATTGCAATGACTCGAGCCTTTTTCAATGTATCAAGGAGAATTCATGAGTATTGCATCAACTCTCTATTTGTTAACAGTTCTACGGTTCTAAAGATCAAAAAATCCTTCAGTAGCATTCAGACCTTTTTGTACATGGACACATTCTTCATTGACAATTTCCTAAGCTATTTCATTCACGAGACCTTTGTGCTTTCCATTGAAACTGCAGTTCAGATGTTGACGCTATTCTTCATGATGCCATGGTCCACTCCAATTGCTATATTACTTGGGTTTATAATCCTGAGGTTTGTAGTATATTGCTACGTAAAGTCATGCAAGAATGTCTACTTTGCACGTTTGGAAACTTTCAACCAGATAAATGCTACAATTGAATCGGCCATTTCTGGCCTACCCCTCTATCGTAGTTTCAAGAAGGAATGGGAGTTGGTGCATAGCCTTGTTGAGCATGTTGATTACAACTTGAGATGCAACTACTTGACTTTCTCCGCCACGACTTGGACGTCCATTTCATTCAGAACTCTGCTTTCTCCGTTGGCATTGTTCATCCTTTTGTTCCCTCTGGTCAAGTCCAGGGTGTCTGGCACAGAGGTACAGGTGGGCTATTATGCCATGGCTTATTCTGTATTCTTGAGTCTTAATGGCACATTTGCAACCTTCCTTAAACTCTATTGCTTCCTTGAATTGTACATGGGATCAATCAGGAGGTTCGAAAATTTTGTCCCTCCAAGCACCAAGATCAAGTTTGACAAAAAGAGGAACATTCACCGGACAGATTTTGTCGTGGACCGTTCTGCATCAGCTGGAGACGATAAGATAGCAGATGAAGATATCAAGGATACCCTTCGTAGAAGACGTCATAACGAGTATGCCAAGAGAAGGGCTTCTAGATGTACTAGTCTCAAGATGCTCCTCTTTAAGCACAAGGTTAATGTGCTTGACGTGTCCAAGTATGCAGTTCCGGGACATACTaggataaagttggataatGTTAGTGTATACATCACCTCTACCAAGGATGGAACGCGATTCcctattttaaagaatgttaCCTGTTCTGCGGATACCTCGGACATTATCGGTATTATCGGAAGAACTGGAGCAGGAAAGTCTACTATGTTGTCAGTACTTCAGAACATAGTGAGAAGCAGAGACGGTTCTGTTCTGCTTGATGGTTGTGATCTGaatgatatgccaaagagTGTGACTAGGCAGATTATTGGTGTTTTACCTCAACTACCATTTGTATTCAGAGGTTGGACTGTTCGCAGGTTCATTGACCcaaaaatgttatttgatGACATTGACATTGAGATGGCTCTTGAAAACTGCGGTTTGATCAAGTTTGTCGAAAACATTTCAGGTAGCAAGGGTCTCGATACCATCATCATACCCGAACACTATCACAAGGATTTACCGGATTATCTCAAGAGGGTATACTATGGCCCTACTCTGAAACCACACGAGACCTCTTCTGTGGATAATGTGAACATTGACCATGGAGCTGTGCTTTCAAACTCACAGCTACGTACATTGCTTGTTGCTAGGTTGGTGCTCTACAGAGAATTCTACAAGGTCCTCCTGGTTGATGagcctccagaggatgaactTGGAGTAACAAAGGAGGGTGTCCCAATTTATGAAATTATAAGGGCACACTTCCAACActgtacaacatttatcGCAGCTCACGACTCGACTATTTTACGTTTGTGCACATCGGTTTGGGTCTTCCACAGTGGATCGTTGATCAAAAAGTGTAGGACCAAGGATGTTTATGGTAGTGACTCCCTATCCAATATTATAGAAGAGTGCATTAAACAAGCTCAATGCAGTGCATCTTGA